The Syngnathus typhle isolate RoL2023-S1 ecotype Sweden linkage group LG16, RoL_Styp_1.0, whole genome shotgun sequence genome includes a region encoding these proteins:
- the rtn1a gene encoding reticulon-1a isoform X1 encodes MSAQSTDELVSEGNWFGDDYGRMFGNAASLRDEVKPRGDEAADDLDRQFHPYQDDGKRPPVAMETASTGDPMSGLFRKPMNDDGDVYTSLLSNQSFTSGRESSYLSDNVKASSGSPVLDHFSTGAYDFSSSTKSMSDPSNDMPKSLMGSEKTESYNYMDISHGDDRHDQQQGALHSLVNTGSTGPDSLGSYIEKNPGREDEEEDENLGSALGSHSFPYVEEPSDEELSDYRSYRNLGGTPQSASPVKITLTESQAPASKAEPQQRPPPTTGSDRENVLSVGLQGVPTVILSEPEDESPASTPNASPTQKEFPSHDVFKADPVKSSAPKYSPGPQFSDRDQDGSSAESGDSEIELVSEEPPKASSNPFAEPPKSKGTFNQSSSPFDSPPVVSKIGIGPAGNHTPAAYSILREEREAELDSDLFIESASEESPKREQGVGGPNVGPSPPSPLAASVPTARTVPAEPPVTDKVKAEDERPSKPKPPTATVPPEVRPDKFNLEDKKTNDGKVDLGKSPATFLLEGLNKQKAIDLLYWRNVKQSGAVFGSALLLLFSLTQFSVVSVGAYLALAALSATISFRIYKSVLQAVQKTDEGHPFKGYLEIEISLSQDQVSKYADKILLYTNTCMKELRRLFLVQDLIDSLKFAVLMWLLTYVGALFNGLTLLILAVVSMFTMPVVYEKHQAQIDQYVGLIRTHVNSVVGKIQAKIPGAKRKEE; translated from the exons GTGACCCAATGTCAGGCCTGTTTAGGAAGCCCATGAATGATGACGGTGACGTGTACACCTCCTTGCTATCCAATCAGAGCTTTACATCAGGTCGCGAATCTTCCTACCTGTCTGACAACGTGAAGGCCTCCTCTGGATCCCCCGTCCTGGACCACTTCTCCACTGGCGCGTACGACTTTAGCTCCAGCACCAAGAGCATGTCCGACCCGTCCAACGACATGCCTAAGTCTCTGATGGGTTCAGAAAAGACAGAATCCTACAACTACATGGACATAAGCCACGGGGATGATCGCCACGACCAACAGCAGGGGGCGCTGCACAGCCTGGTGAACACAGGATCAACCGGCCCCGACTCTCTGGGTAGCTACATTGAGAAGAACCCTGGAAGagaagatgaggaagaagatgagaacCTCGGTTCAGCCTTGGGGTCCCACTCTTTCCCCTACGTGGAGGAGCCGTCTGATGAGGAGCTGTCGGACTACCGCTCCTACCGGAACCTCGGAGGCACGCCGCAGTCAGCTAGCCCCGTGAAGATCACCCTGACCGAGTCGCAGGCTCCGGCATCCAAGGCCGAGCCTCAGCAGCGTCCCCCTCCTACCACTGGGAGTGACCGTGAGAATGTGCTCAGTGTGGGCCTGCAGGGGGTCCCCACGGTGATCCTGTCAGAACCAGAGGATGAGAGCCCCGCCTCCACTCCCAACGCTTCACCTACAC AAAAAGAATTCCCTTCCCATGATGTGTTCAAGGCTGACCCAGTGAAGTCTTCAGCTCCCAAATATAGTCCAGGCCCACAGTTCAGTGACAGGGACCAGGACGGTAGCAGTGCAGAGTCTGGCGACTCCGAGATTGAGTTAGTGTCTGAGGAGCCTCCCAAGGCCAGTAGCAACCCGTTTGCCGAGCCACCTAAAAGTAAGGGCACCTTCAACCAGTCCAGCAGCCCCTTTGACAGCCCCCCGGTTGTTTCCAAGATTGGTATTGGCCCGGCTGGCAACCACACCCCAGCGGCCTACAGCATTCTGCGTGAGGAGAGAGAGGCGGAGCTTGACAGCGACCTCTTCATTGAGTCCGCATCTGAAGAAAGTCCGAAAAGAGAGCAAGGTGTCGGAGGCCCTAATGTGGGACCCAGCCCTCCCTCTCCCCTGGCTGCCAGCGTCCCTACCGCCCGCACCGTGCCAGCCGAGCCCCCGGTCACAGACAAGGTCAAAGCGGAAGACGAGCGCCCGAGCAAGCCCAAGCCTCCGACTGCTACTGTGCCCCCAGAGGTGCGTCCAGACAAGTTCAATCTAGAGGACAAGAAGACCAATGACGGCAAAGTGGATCTCGGGAAATCGCCGGCTACCTTCCTCCTGGAAGGtttgaacaaacaaaaag CTATTGACCTGCTCTACTGGAGGAATGTGAAGCAGTCAGGAGCTGTGTTCGGCAGCGCGCTTCTGCTCCTCTTCTCTCTGACCCAGTTCAGTGTGGTCAGCGTCGGAGCTTACTTAGCCCTGGCTGCCCTCTCTGCCACCATCAGCTTCCGCATCTACAAATCTGTGCTCCAGGCTGTGCAGAAAACCGATGAGGGGCATCCTTTCAA AGGCTACCTGGAGATTGAAATCTCTCTGTCCCAGGACCAAGTTAGCAAATATGCTGACAAAATTCTCCTCTATACCAACACCTGCATGAAGGAGCTGCGTAGGCTTTTCCTCGTTCAAGATCTGATTGACTCTTTGAAG TTTGCTGTGCTGATGTGGCTTCTGACCTACGTGGGCGCTCTCTTCAACGGCCTGACACTGCTCATCCTAG CTGTGGTTTCCATGTTCACAATGCCTGTGGTCTATGAGAAGCACCAG GCACAGATAGATCAGTATGTGGGACTAATACGGACCCACGTCAACTCTGTGGTGGGGAA GATCCAAGCAAAGATTCCCGGGGCAAAGAGAAAGGAGGAGTAG
- the rtn1a gene encoding reticulon-1a isoform X2: protein MQAAADVTKKESSWSGWKGQAIDLLYWRNVKQSGAVFGSALLLLFSLTQFSVVSVGAYLALAALSATISFRIYKSVLQAVQKTDEGHPFKGYLEIEISLSQDQVSKYADKILLYTNTCMKELRRLFLVQDLIDSLKFAVLMWLLTYVGALFNGLTLLILAVVSMFTMPVVYEKHQAQIDQYVGLIRTHVNSVVGKIQAKIPGAKRKEE, encoded by the exons ATGCAGGCCGCTGCAGATGTGACAAAGAAGGAAAGCTCCTGGAGCGGCTGGAAGGGCCAGG CTATTGACCTGCTCTACTGGAGGAATGTGAAGCAGTCAGGAGCTGTGTTCGGCAGCGCGCTTCTGCTCCTCTTCTCTCTGACCCAGTTCAGTGTGGTCAGCGTCGGAGCTTACTTAGCCCTGGCTGCCCTCTCTGCCACCATCAGCTTCCGCATCTACAAATCTGTGCTCCAGGCTGTGCAGAAAACCGATGAGGGGCATCCTTTCAA AGGCTACCTGGAGATTGAAATCTCTCTGTCCCAGGACCAAGTTAGCAAATATGCTGACAAAATTCTCCTCTATACCAACACCTGCATGAAGGAGCTGCGTAGGCTTTTCCTCGTTCAAGATCTGATTGACTCTTTGAAG TTTGCTGTGCTGATGTGGCTTCTGACCTACGTGGGCGCTCTCTTCAACGGCCTGACACTGCTCATCCTAG CTGTGGTTTCCATGTTCACAATGCCTGTGGTCTATGAGAAGCACCAG GCACAGATAGATCAGTATGTGGGACTAATACGGACCCACGTCAACTCTGTGGTGGGGAA GATCCAAGCAAAGATTCCCGGGGCAAAGAGAAAGGAGGAGTAG
- the rtn1a gene encoding reticulon-1a isoform X3 codes for MGAAAIDLLYWRNVKQSGAVFGSALLLLFSLTQFSVVSVGAYLALAALSATISFRIYKSVLQAVQKTDEGHPFKGYLEIEISLSQDQVSKYADKILLYTNTCMKELRRLFLVQDLIDSLKFAVLMWLLTYVGALFNGLTLLILAVVSMFTMPVVYEKHQAQIDQYVGLIRTHVNSVVGKIQAKIPGAKRKEE; via the exons ATGGGAGCCGCAG CTATTGACCTGCTCTACTGGAGGAATGTGAAGCAGTCAGGAGCTGTGTTCGGCAGCGCGCTTCTGCTCCTCTTCTCTCTGACCCAGTTCAGTGTGGTCAGCGTCGGAGCTTACTTAGCCCTGGCTGCCCTCTCTGCCACCATCAGCTTCCGCATCTACAAATCTGTGCTCCAGGCTGTGCAGAAAACCGATGAGGGGCATCCTTTCAA AGGCTACCTGGAGATTGAAATCTCTCTGTCCCAGGACCAAGTTAGCAAATATGCTGACAAAATTCTCCTCTATACCAACACCTGCATGAAGGAGCTGCGTAGGCTTTTCCTCGTTCAAGATCTGATTGACTCTTTGAAG TTTGCTGTGCTGATGTGGCTTCTGACCTACGTGGGCGCTCTCTTCAACGGCCTGACACTGCTCATCCTAG CTGTGGTTTCCATGTTCACAATGCCTGTGGTCTATGAGAAGCACCAG GCACAGATAGATCAGTATGTGGGACTAATACGGACCCACGTCAACTCTGTGGTGGGGAA GATCCAAGCAAAGATTCCCGGGGCAAAGAGAAAGGAGGAGTAG
- the tdrd9 gene encoding ATP-dependent RNA helicase TDRD9: MSNIFTAEQISNWFATNSSFTNIKITENVVKKKLSETSSKDTSPERVPDHDNLKSANKTKDDALLSVSLETCPPLASYDQPSFPIAKSKQKLISLIENNSVVIIRGATGSGKTSQLPQYILDHYNDKNASCNIIVTQPRKLGATSIAKWVASQRKCTCGSLVGYQVGLEKTATEHTRLLYVTTGVLLEKLVAAKTLTEYTHIFIDEVHERTDEMDFVLLIVRRLLNTNSRYVKIILMSATFNCKQFAEYFSTPVGEKMSSAYVFEVEGTPFVIEDFYLDDLLWPTNLNSACLDDPYISPEMYHIAICLIENFDKMESEAASDAEMEGTVHFAERGSVLVFLPGLFEIRHMQEALTTLVHKRLQVFALHSSVTMEEQFGVFLSPVPGYRKVILSTNIAESSVTVTDVKYVIDFCLARQLVCDKETNYQSLCLTWASKTNCNQRRGRAGRVSKGYCYRLVSKNFWENEIPDYMIPQMLIAPLSKILLKVKLLDMGDPQSLLSTAPSTPNLKEITRTVLQLKEMGALSSKQDGNCLDRDGELTFLGRVVAHLPVDIYLGKMIVLGHIFGCLDECLIIAACSSMKSFFARPSMQQVASQRSKLAFARGSQSDSIAFVNTFKEWNSFKEKGQMRELKDALIWGRENFIQIKRMREVADLYSDLKERVKVFNMQVPENTRPSDHTSMHTQKFILQVVIAGAYYPNYFVQGDIDDNLASRELCGLNPKTTVMVRNLPPYSFLYYKQLLALFRPCGRVKAIVFECSRAYVEFYKTSQDSATLLDVSVSLLLAQTKTALELSVYPIEHIKASAGNRQITHLEYTRVKVDLESQSVLPLGLVSSTLDPDKLPASLCFMVNVTKVVDVGHFWGFLAAEATLEKQRQLTREINKRTLEPVTGSLYPNFFCLAPYSEVNDQILYYRAQIQHICGNTAEVFFLDFGNTLSVQCNSLRELPSDLQGQPFQAQEFQVIEMRPSAESIIYGNQWSSHARHQFIALVKDHCVVVSLYSVLHDVMRVQLLISSGTTNKSIVDIFVEGGHAIRAEESFDSKHNHEVLVSMYQDIETGMYVRNASSSSWKDRQKDDKQLIECLLSRFSKSCPPYSRTKVRLHGPSSPYKCQFHSMFHNENIKTVTIENSSVNSMVLTENPHHKHQRMLVAGSVFIKTSGSISLGDTSLMPDIPGLPAILTILFTPIMELRTDEERTRYTGALCGLGWNNKTKKAVLPDHDIELDFDVKFDIEDITEINALRMAINHLACEGPGGNLHLPSDKIGQFQEECRGRLIRLFTKSPPREVVTPEYFKKAGKWNQVDQSLKIDVAEVRTGQTRGVLFELHLPLLLNN, from the exons ATGTCGAACATATTCACGGCCGAGCAAATTTCCAACTGGTTCGCCACCAATTCCTCGTTTACCAATATCAAGATCACAGAAAACGTCGTCAAAAAGAAATTGTCCGAGACGTCGTCAAAAGACACGAG TCCAGAAAGGGTTCCAGATCACGACAACCTGAAAAGTGCGAACAAGACAAAAGATG ATGCTTTACTTTCCGTATCCTTAGAAACCTGTCCGCCACTTGCGAGCTACGACCAACCCAGCTTCCCCATTGCCAAAAGCAAACAGAAG CTGATTTCTCTCATAGAAAACAACTCCGTCGTGATTATTCGAGGAGCCACAGGCAGTGGCAAGACCTCGCAGCTGCCACAGTACATTCTGGACCACTACAATGACAAAAATGCCTCTTGCAACATTATTGTCACGCAACCGCGCAAACTCGGCGCCACCAGTATTGCGAAATGGGTCGCCTCTCAGAGAAAATGCACCTGTGGTAGTCTGGTTGGATATCAG GTTGGACTGGAGAAGACAGCTACTGAGCACACCCGACTGCTCTATGTGACAACAGGAGTGCTGCTGGAAAAACTGGTTGCTGCCAAAACCCTTACAGAGTACACTCATATTTTCATTGATGAG GTTCACGAGCGCACGGACGAGATGGACTTTGTCTTGCTGATCGTGAGAAGACTTCTTAACACCAACTCCCGTTATGTGAAG ATAATCCTCATGTCAGCCACCTTCAACTGCAAACAATTTGCAGAGTACTTCAGCACCCCTGTTGGTGAAAAAATGAGCTCCGCTTATGTGTTTGAGGTGGAGGGGACACCTTTTGTCATTGAGGACTTTTACCTGGATGACCTGTTGTGGCCAACTAAT CTGAATTCGGCATGTTTGGATGATCCCTATATTTCACCCGAGATGTACCACATCGCCATCTGCCTCATTGAGAACTTTGACAAGATGGAGAGCGAGGCTGCCAG TGATGCAGAGATGGAAGGCACCGTACATTTTGCAGAGAGAGGCAGTGTCCTTGTTTTCCTCCCCGGATTGTTTGAGATAAGACATATGCAAGAAGCCCTGACCACACTAGTCCACaagag GTTGCAGGTGTTTGCCCTCCACTCCAGTGTGACAATGGAGGAGCAATTTGGTGTCTTCCTGTCTCCCGTGCCAGGATACAGGAAG GTCATCCTTTCAACCAACATTGCAGAAAGTTCAGTGACTGTGACTGATGTCAAATATG TTATTGATTTCTGCTTGGCGCGTCAGTTGGTTTGTGACAAAGAAACCAATTATCAGTCTCTGTGTCTCACATGGGCGTCAAAGACCAACTGCAACCAACGTAGAG GAAGGGCGGGTCGAGTTTCCAAGGGCTATTGCTACCGCCTCGTCAGCAAAAACTTCTGGGAGAATGAAATCCCAGACTACATGATCCCTCAAATGCTG ATTGCCCCGCTGTCCAAAATATTGCTGAAGGTGAAGCTGCTGGACATGGGAGACCCTCAATCCCTCCTTTCAACAGCTCCCTCAACCCCCAATCTCAAGGAGATTACGAGGACAGTGCTCCAACTGAAAGAG ATGGGGGCCCTGTCTTCTAAACAGGATGGTAATTGTCTAGACAGAGATGGGGAGCTGACATTCCTGGGCCGAGTGGTGGCCCACTTACCTGTGGACATATACCTTGGCAAGATGATTGTCCTCGGTCACATCTTCGGTTGTTTAGATGAGTGTCTCATCATAG CTGCTTGCAGCTCTATGAAGAGTTTCTTTGCCAGACCTTCAATGCAGCAAGTTGCCAGCCAAAG GAGCAAGCTGGCTTTTGCCCGAGGCAGCCAAAGTGATTCCATAGCATTTGTCAACACCTTTAAG GAGTGGAACTCCTTCAAAGAGAAAGGACAGATGAGGGAGCTGAAG GATGCACTGATTTGGGGAAGAGAGAACTTCATACAGATCAAGAGGATGCGAGAG GTTGCAGATCTTTATTCAGATCTGAAAGAACGTGTGAAAGTGTTCAACATGCAAGTGCCGGAAAACACCCGGCCCTCTGACCACAccagcatgcacacacaaaagttTATTCTTCAG GTCGTCATTGCTGGTGCCTACTACCCCAACTACTTTGTGCAGGGGGACATTGATGATAATTTAGCTTCCAGAGAGTTGTGTGGCTTAAACCCCAAAACGACAGTGATG GTGAGAAACCTCCCACCCTACAGTTTCCTTTACTACAAGCAGCTGCTCGCCCTGTTCCGCCCATGTGGACGAGTCAAAGCCATTGTCTTTGAGTGCTCCAG AGCATATGTGGAATTCTACAAGACATCACAGGACTCTGCAACCCTGCTTGACGTGTCTGTCTCCCTCCTCCTGGCCCAGACGAAAACTGCCCTGGAGCTTTCTGTCTACCCCATAGAGCATATCAAAGCCTCTGCCGGGAacagacaaataactcatttggaATACACACG GGTGAAAGTTGACTTAGAGAGCCAATcagtccttccactgggactggTGAGCAGCACCCTTGACCCAGACAAACTGCCAGCCAGCCTCTGTTTCATGGTGAACGTCACAAAG GTGGTGGATGTGGGTCATTTCTGGGGATTCCTGGCAGCTGAAGCTACTTTGGAGAAGCAACGCCAATTGACAAGAGAGATCAACAAGCGTACTCTTGAGCCTGTGACTGGGTCGCTCTACCCTAATTTCTTTTGCCTGGCGCCTTACTCTGAAGTAAACGACCAGATCCTCTACTATCGGGCCCAGATCCAGCACATTTGTGGAAACACAGCGGAG gtgTTCTTCTTGGACTTTGGTAACACACTGTCTGTCCAGTGCAACAGTCTGAGGGAGCTCCCATCTGACCTCCAGGGTCAGCCCTTCCAG GCTCAGGAGTTCCAAGTGATTGAAATGCGTCCGTCAGCAGAGTCCATCATATACGGCAACCAGTGGAGCAGCCATGCCCGTCATCAATTCATAGCGCTGGTGAAAGACCACTGTGTGGTTGTGTCACTGTACTCTGTTCTCCACGATGTGATGCGTGTGCAGCTTCTCATCAGCTCTGGTACCACAAACAAAAGCATAGTCGACATCTTTGTGGAGGGAGGCCACGCTATTCGTGCTGAAGAAAGCTTTGACTCTAAG CATAACCATGAGGTGCTGGTTTCTATGTACCAAGACATCGAAACTGGCATGTATGTCCGTAATGCTAGCAGCAGCTCCTGGAAAGACCGCCAGAAAGATGACAAGCAGCTCATCGAATGCCTCCTTTCTCGCTTTTCCAAGAGCTGCCCGCCTTATTCCAGGACAAAG gtTCGTCTGCATGGACCAAGCAGTCCTTACAAATGCCAGTTCCACTCCATGTTCCACAATGAGAACATTAA GACTGTGACCATCGAAAATTCCAGCGTCAACAGTATGGTTCTAACTGAAAATCCTCACCACAAGCACCAGAGAATGCTGGTTGCTGGGAGCGTGTTCATTAAAACCTCAG GTAGCATTTCGCTAGGAGACACCTCCCTCATGCCAGACATCCCTGGACTACCCGCCATTCTTACCATACTGTTCACCCCCATCATGGAGTTACG CACTGATGAAGAGAGGACTCGCTACACCGGCGCACTCTGTGGTCTGGGCtggaacaacaaaacaaaaaaagccgtCCTGCCCGACCATGACATTGAATTGGACTTTGATGTGAAGTTTGATATCGAAGACATCACTGAG ATAAATGCTTTGCGAATGGCGATCAATCACCTGGCGTGTGAAGGGCCGGGTGGCAACCTGCACTTACCGTCCGACAAGATAGGGCAGTTCCAGGAGGAATGTCGTGGACGTCTCATTAG ATTGTTCACCAAGTCACCTCCGAGGGAAGTTGTCACTCCAGAGTACTTTAAAAAAGCAGGAAAATGGAACCAG GTTGATCAGTCACTCAAAATTGATGTAGCTGAGGTCAGAACTGGACAAACAAGAGGAGTTCTCTTTGAGCTGCATCTTCCCCTTCTCCTCAACAACTGA
- the rd3l gene encoding protein RD3-like: protein MPLFSWPKWSRNTTTQAETSSPRRPVDRLSRDLLRELLWHMQGRECTARMLDPEHSDVDQPCFQRCPRWRTLIPKSEIEQLELLIAGIPPIHAAAVLSRFREVLAGSKVMPWELVTVFKLVLRDIDQRECIEDQRVSGKAKHLQTTGFWTSPNKLELHVAKTSSNDGKLREEIPTVSGYVDRAMRHTSWFSAKREWELPYFCPVPMRPAVNESINL, encoded by the exons ATGCCACTCTTTAGCTGGCCCAAATGGTCCCGTAATACAACCACACAAGCTGAAACATCATCACCCAGACGCCCCGTGGACCGATTAAGCCGCGACTTGCTCCGGGAGCTTTTATGGCACATGCAGGGCCGCGAGTGCACGGCCAGGATGCTGGACCCGGAGCACAGCGATGTGGATCAGCCATGTTTCCAGAGGTGCCCTAGGTGGAGGACCCTCATCCCCAAATCAGAGATTGAGCAACTGGAACTACTGATTGCCGGCATCCCTCCCATCCACGCTGCAGCGGTGCTCTCCAG GTTTCGTGAGGTGCTTGCAGGCAGCAAAGTGATGCCATGGGAGCTGGTCACTGTCTTCAAGCTGGTGCTGAGAGACATCGATCAAAGGGAATGCATTGAAGACCAAAGAGTCTCAGGGAAAGCCAAGCATCTCCAAACAACAGGGTTTTGGACAAGCCCCAACAAATTGGAGCTGCATGTTGCCAAAACAAGCAGTAATGATGGAAAGTTGAGGGAGGAGATCCCAACTGTGTCTGGATATGTGGACAGAGCCATGCGCCACACCAGCTGGTTCAGCGCAAAAAGGGAGTGGGAACTTCCATATTTCTGTCCAGTTCCCATGAGGCCAGCAGTCAACGAATCAATTAATTTGTAA